The Listeria monocytogenes genome window below encodes:
- the recU gene encoding Holliday junction resolvase RecU: MAIGYPNGKKYAASHEGLPQQKRKAPVTYGKRGMSLEDDLNDTIAYYLTHEIAVIHKKPTPVQIVSVDYPKRSSAKIKEAYFKTPSTTDYNGVYKGKYVDFEAKETQNTTSFPLSNFHDHQMTHMANVLKQHGIVFVIIAFQKLGETHFIPFEKFYPFWERMQSGGRKSVTIAEIQDVSDQIPYGLNPRLDFLQSIDKLYF; the protein is encoded by the coding sequence ATGGCTATTGGTTACCCTAACGGCAAGAAGTATGCAGCGAGTCATGAGGGACTTCCTCAACAAAAACGGAAAGCTCCTGTAACTTATGGTAAGCGTGGTATGTCTTTGGAAGATGACCTAAATGATACGATTGCGTATTACTTAACTCACGAAATAGCAGTCATCCACAAAAAACCTACCCCTGTCCAAATTGTCAGTGTGGACTATCCAAAAAGAAGTAGTGCCAAAATTAAGGAAGCCTACTTCAAAACACCATCCACAACAGATTACAATGGTGTCTATAAAGGAAAGTACGTTGATTTTGAAGCAAAAGAAACGCAAAATACAACTTCTTTTCCGTTGAGTAATTTTCACGATCACCAAATGACACACATGGCAAACGTCTTAAAACAACACGGTATTGTTTTTGTCATTATTGCCTTCCAAAAACTCGGAGAAACGCATTTCATTCCCTTTGAAAAATTTTATCCGTTTTGGGAACGCATGCAAAGTGGTGGGAGAAAATCAGTCACTATAGCAGAAATACAAGATGTATCAGACCAAATTCCTTATGGTCTAAATCCAAGGCTTGACTTCTTGCAATCCATAGACAAATTATACTTCTAG